A region from the Prionailurus viverrinus isolate Anna chromosome E2, UM_Priviv_1.0, whole genome shotgun sequence genome encodes:
- the CCNP gene encoding cyclin-P has translation MLFPPLGIFRSSTHPTFAFLARLSGFTPTSPHQSPAASSDPEPPSVPVPDSNREGASVSPGRQARRPPGPCVPPGLAEALSALGLAGELEYAGDIFAEVMVCHALPRRALPRAVTPEMRALVVDWLIQVHEYLGLAGDTLYLAVHLLDSYLRAGRVRLQRLQLLGVACLFVACKMEECVLPECASLCLLGAGSFSRAELLRAERRILSRLDFRLHHPGPLLCLGLLAALAGSSPQVTLFATYFLELSLLEAEAAGWEPGRRAAAALSLAHRLLDGAGSGLEPALYSPAELRPLEPCMARAALRGPAPGRAATFLKYARPQLQGTSLAAARLLRRPQPGPP, from the exons AGTCCCGCTGCCTCGTCCGACCCCGAGCCTCCGAGCGTCCCGGTCCCCGACAGCAACCGCGAGGGCGCGAGCGTGTCTCCGGGACGCCAGGCGCGGCGGCCCCCGGGGCCCTGCGTGCCGCCCGGGCTGGCGGAGGCGCTGAGCGCGCTGGGACTGGCGGGAGAGCTCGAGTACGCTGGGGACATCTTCGCCGAAGTCATG GTGTGCCACGCGCTGCCCCGGAGGGCCCTGCCCCGCGCTGTGACCCCGGAGATGCGCGCGCTCGTGGTGGACTGGCTGATCCAGGTGCAC GAGTACCTGGGCCTGGCGGGGGACACGCTCTACCTGGCGGTGCACCTGCTCGATTCCTACCTGCGCGCCGGCAGAGTGCGCCTCCAGCGCCTGCAGCTGCTGGGCGTGGCCTGCCTGTTCGTGGCCTGCAAAATGGAGGAATGCGTGCTTCCCGAG tgtgcctccctctgcctcctgggcGCTGGCTCCTTCTCGAGGGCCGAGCTCCTGCGCGCAGAGCGCCGCATCCTGAGCCGCTTGGATTTCCGGCTGCACCACCCGGGCCCGCTACTCTGCCTCGGGCTCCTCGCCGCGCTGGCCGGGAGCAGCCCCCAG GTGACGCTCTTTGCCACCTATTTTCTGGAGCTGTCTCTGCTGGAGGCCGAGGCAGCGGGATGGGAGCCGGGTCGGCGCGCAGCTGCGGCGCTGAGCCTGGCGCATCGCTTGCTCGACGGGGCGGGCTCCGGCCTGGAGCCGGCGCTTTACAG CCCCGCGGAGCTGCGCCCGCTCGAGCCGTGCATGGCCCGCGCCGCGCTCCGAGGCCCCGCGCCCGGCCGCGCAGCCACCTTCCTCAAGTACGCGCGGCCCCAGCTCCAGGGCACCAGCCTCGCCGCCGCCCGCTTGCTCCGCCGCCCCCAGCCCGGGCCTCCCTGA